In Acidobacteriota bacterium, a single genomic region encodes these proteins:
- a CDS encoding AsmA-like C-terminal domain-containing protein: MKAYLKVIAFLIFLVIFLLLTAVWFLPRAINLEKYVDDLTGLMESSTGKGIQIGKAGLIIFPGLKIYANDVIVCDKPEEGGQEIIRIGKIYSRLQLLPLLRRRVVINSVRIYSPEIRSVKNLMSLPMIFLSDSKTLQGKAGEALTQKGGKGRGAEGSRGFVFDISHLNEIAVRNGRIDLEETFSSGKRIRLPIENVSIIMKGIGRGPHTSISASALFSEKDGKIKISGTMGKIDPMNRIPLELESSLIISDASFLSDAALVLFGLSLEGGSLDLESSIRGSIGKEIEFAGKGNFTDLILKKSFAAAEGEKKDLDGDISYSMLLQPAYLMIENVKLTIGDSEIFMDGEVDLKKEKPVLKFRVKGEDLLYSEIKDISPVIGFQSPEGLRGGRLDATLMGKVSLQDFTTEEFSGDAYLEDFQLINSALSAPVEDLECRIKISDEGVKISGMKWEYQKERMEGEIFIQDSKVLSASFRFGLFDGMLRGSLRAPARSSRDYSLDASVSSIDANALVTALFPSNKDILFGDLQGRADFKIGDFSMDRWTSDLSGSLELKIMNGRITTFSILKQVAAIIRMAGGRGIGENETGFELLEGDFNVSGGEARTDNLKFHSQDIDLDGEGVLKFDSSVDFNLEARFSPQVSRDMIASTPMLKFRMGRDGRLSFPLKIKGTIMKPEVVLDMNKVLKESTKEELMKSIKEFFRKR; the protein is encoded by the coding sequence ATGAAAGCCTATCTGAAAGTAATTGCCTTTCTGATCTTCCTGGTGATCTTTCTGTTACTTACAGCCGTATGGTTTCTCCCTCGTGCAATCAATCTCGAAAAATATGTTGATGATCTAACCGGATTGATGGAATCATCCACGGGAAAAGGCATCCAGATAGGAAAGGCGGGTTTGATCATCTTCCCGGGCCTGAAGATTTATGCGAATGATGTCATCGTATGCGATAAGCCCGAAGAGGGTGGACAGGAAATCATCAGGATCGGAAAGATCTATTCAAGGTTGCAGCTCCTTCCCCTTTTGAGAAGAAGGGTCGTTATAAACTCGGTCAGGATTTATTCCCCTGAAATCCGTTCCGTGAAGAATCTCATGTCTCTCCCGATGATTTTCTTGTCTGATAGCAAGACGCTGCAGGGAAAAGCGGGAGAAGCTCTCACTCAGAAAGGGGGAAAAGGAAGGGGAGCCGAAGGAAGTCGGGGATTTGTCTTTGATATCTCGCATCTGAATGAGATAGCGGTGCGGAACGGCAGGATTGATCTGGAAGAAACTTTCTCTTCTGGAAAGAGGATTCGTCTGCCTATCGAAAATGTCTCCATAATAATGAAAGGGATTGGACGCGGTCCTCATACTTCCATTTCAGCGAGCGCCCTCTTCAGCGAGAAGGATGGAAAGATAAAGATCAGTGGAACCATGGGAAAGATCGATCCGATGAATAGGATCCCGCTTGAACTTGAATCTTCGCTTATCATCTCCGATGCTTCCTTTCTATCCGATGCGGCACTTGTTCTTTTTGGTCTCTCCCTCGAAGGGGGAAGCCTGGATCTTGAATCAAGCATCCGGGGAAGCATCGGGAAAGAAATTGAGTTCGCCGGGAAGGGGAACTTCACTGATCTTATCCTCAAGAAGTCATTTGCAGCAGCAGAGGGAGAGAAGAAAGATCTCGATGGTGACATCTCATATTCAATGCTCCTCCAGCCGGCTTACCTCATGATAGAGAACGTGAAGCTCACAATAGGTGATTCAGAGATCTTCATGGATGGGGAAGTCGATCTCAAGAAGGAGAAGCCAGTTTTGAAGTTCAGAGTTAAAGGGGAAGATCTTCTATACAGTGAGATCAAGGATATCTCTCCGGTGATAGGTTTCCAGTCACCTGAGGGTCTTAGGGGAGGAAGACTTGATGCCACATTGATGGGGAAGGTATCTCTGCAAGATTTCACGACTGAGGAATTCTCGGGGGATGCATACCTTGAAGACTTCCAGTTGATAAATTCCGCTCTTTCAGCGCCGGTCGAAGATCTTGAGTGCAGGATCAAGATTTCCGATGAAGGCGTGAAGATATCCGGAATGAAATGGGAATACCAGAAGGAGAGAATGGAAGGAGAGATCTTCATTCAGGACAGCAAGGTGCTGTCCGCGTCGTTCCGGTTCGGCCTATTCGACGGAATGCTCCGGGGTTCGTTGCGCGCGCCGGCGCGAAGCTCCAGGGACTATTCACTTGATGCCAGCGTCTCTAGCATCGACGCGAATGCTCTAGTTACAGCGCTCTTTCCATCGAACAAGGACATCCTTTTTGGAGATCTTCAGGGAAGGGCTGACTTTAAGATAGGGGACTTCTCCATGGACAGATGGACCAGCGATCTGTCAGGTTCTCTGGAACTGAAGATAATGAATGGGAGGATAACAACGTTCAGCATATTGAAACAGGTTGCCGCTATCATCAGGATGGCAGGTGGAAGGGGAATCGGAGAGAACGAGACGGGGTTCGAGCTGCTGGAGGGAGACTTCAATGTCTCCGGAGGGGAAGCCAGGACGGACAATTTGAAGTTTCACTCTCAGGATATCGACCTCGATGGGGAAGGAGTCCTCAAGTTCGATTCCTCGGTCGATTTCAACCTGGAAGCCAGATTCTCTCCCCAGGTCAGCAGAGACATGATTGCTTCGACGCCTATGCTGAAGTTCAGAATGGGTCGGGACGGACGGTTGTCCTTCCCTCTCAAGATCAAGGGAACCATCATGAAGCCTGAAGTCGTCCTCGATATGAACAAGGTGCTTAAAGAATCGACGAAGGAAGAGCTCATGAAAAGCATCAAAGAGTTCTTCAGAAAAAGATAA
- the mpl gene encoding UDP-N-acetylmuramate:L-alanyl-gamma-D-glutamyl-meso-diaminopimelate ligase encodes MKQEHIHLIGIGGTGMAALAGLLKESGVRVTGSDAKLYPPMSTILEEMSVEVKNGFRTENLKPHPDMAVIGNIVKRGNEEAEYVLDNRIEYRSMPELIKERFLRGKHSVVVAGTHGKTTTASLLAWIFHRAGRDAGFLVGGIPKNFMKNYHFGSGDHFIVEGDEYETAFFDKGPKFMHYMPHTLVLGSIEYDHADIFKSLDEILLQFKRLVNIVPRSGRIVCCWESKNIREVVHNSFSRVESFGFGPDPFWRISSMETTSSKDRKNASERGSQWTEFDLYRESRFLKRFRINIPGRFNVLNATAAIAASLGNSIDLDTVSEALESFEGTKRRFEVIGTYRDITVIDDFAHHPTAIRETLQAARERYSCSRIWAVFEPRSWSLRRNVFENDLAASFLMADEIIIAPVYGAEQLPASERLNVDNVIKELRRNGKSACTMKEGVDGIIKKLIEELDERDVVIIMSNGSFDNLYGKLLDKLSRT; translated from the coding sequence ATGAAGCAAGAGCATATTCATCTTATTGGAATAGGAGGGACCGGCATGGCGGCGCTTGCCGGACTTCTGAAGGAAAGCGGCGTCCGCGTGACTGGATCAGACGCGAAGCTCTATCCGCCTATGTCTACCATCCTCGAAGAGATGAGTGTTGAGGTGAAAAACGGCTTTCGCACAGAGAATCTGAAGCCCCATCCGGACATGGCGGTGATCGGAAACATAGTCAAAAGGGGAAACGAAGAGGCGGAATATGTACTGGACAACAGGATCGAGTACCGATCCATGCCTGAATTGATCAAGGAGAGATTCCTCAGGGGGAAACATTCTGTTGTTGTTGCCGGCACGCATGGGAAGACGACGACAGCATCTCTCCTGGCATGGATATTCCATCGCGCTGGTCGGGATGCCGGTTTCTTGGTGGGCGGAATTCCAAAGAATTTCATGAAGAACTATCACTTCGGCAGTGGCGACCATTTCATTGTCGAAGGTGATGAATATGAAACCGCCTTTTTCGATAAAGGGCCGAAATTCATGCATTACATGCCCCACACGCTCGTGCTCGGAAGCATCGAGTACGACCATGCAGATATCTTTAAGAGCCTGGATGAGATCCTCCTGCAGTTCAAGAGGCTTGTCAACATCGTACCACGGAGTGGTCGGATCGTCTGCTGCTGGGAAAGCAAGAATATCAGGGAAGTCGTCCACAACAGCTTCTCACGAGTCGAGTCATTCGGTTTCGGTCCTGATCCCTTCTGGAGGATATCCTCGATGGAGACGACCTCCTCCAAGGATAGGAAGAACGCTTCGGAGAGAGGTTCTCAGTGGACTGAGTTTGATCTTTACAGGGAAAGCAGGTTCCTCAAGAGATTTCGGATAAACATTCCAGGAAGGTTCAATGTCCTGAATGCAACCGCCGCCATAGCGGCTTCTCTTGGTAATTCCATCGACCTCGATACCGTCTCAGAAGCTCTGGAATCTTTCGAAGGGACAAAACGCCGCTTTGAGGTCATCGGCACATATCGCGATATCACCGTAATTGATGATTTTGCACATCATCCCACCGCCATCAGGGAGACCCTGCAGGCAGCGCGGGAGAGATACTCTTGCTCAAGGATCTGGGCTGTCTTCGAGCCAAGATCATGGTCCCTGAGAAGGAACGTTTTTGAGAACGACCTTGCCGCATCCTTCCTGATGGCTGATGAAATCATCATCGCTCCGGTCTATGGAGCAGAGCAGCTTCCCGCTTCAGAACGTCTGAATGTCGATAATGTTATTAAGGAACTCCGGCGCAATGGGAAGAGCGCCTGTACCATGAAGGAGGGTGTGGATGGAATAATAAAAAAACTTATCGAGGAGCTTGATGAGAGGGATGTTGTTATTATCATGTCAAATGGAAGCTTTGACAATCTTTATGGCAAGCTCCTCGATAAGTTATCGAGAACGTGA
- a CDS encoding ATP-binding protein, with the protein MTNKIHKEREVHVDKLRWHCDAKGLNFETTNDIKPIEEIIGQNRALQAIKLGLDIKSIGYNIFIAGFVGTGRNTTIKRLLEEIEKGEKAPDDICYVNNFKNPDMPKVIKIPAGNGIGFKKAMEYLIEALQKNIPSIFESEQYQARRNFLIESYKDNEKAIVREFEKKVEAESFTLIQVQMGPYARPEIVPIVAGNAINLDQLQEQVVAGKFQKEVYERLKSKQMELANELNQVSKKIRDLDKEMNDRISDLDHEFASPVVSGLIEEVKSKFSYDKIIGYLDDVRSNILGDLGRFKDKGEAREQVFPGIQLPEMPDPFNDFRVNVVVDNAETSGRPVIIETSPSYKNLFGSIERAVDRSGRWQTDFTKIKAGSLLRANGGYLVLNALDVLIEPGVWHALKRTLRNNIVEIQTYDPFYLFTTSALKPEPIDLDLKVVMIGSHYIYQLLYIYDEEFKKIFKVKADFDTEMECTEDNILKYAAFIKKICDEEKLLPFDKGAVTAVAEFGVRLAGRKNKMSTKFTKIRNIITESAFWASKDNCSKVSAKYVKKAINERLYRHNLVEEKIQEMIKDGTLMIDIDGMKIGQLNGLSVHDLGDYAFGRPSRITAETSIGRSGIINIEREAELSGRTHNKGVLILSGYLRGKYAQDKPLAMSASICFEQSYSGVDGDSASSTEIYALLSSLAGIPLRQDIAVTGSVNQKGEIQPIGGVNEKIEGFFLTCKMKGLTGNQGVMIPYQNIDDLMLKEEVIETVKMTKFHIYAVKTIDEGIEILSGMPAGEKQADGTYPEGTVNCLVDKRLKELAEALKKYGASVPGNM; encoded by the coding sequence ATGACGAACAAGATCCATAAAGAGAGAGAGGTTCACGTCGATAAACTGCGCTGGCACTGCGATGCGAAAGGCCTCAACTTCGAAACGACTAACGATATCAAGCCGATCGAAGAGATAATCGGACAGAACAGGGCTCTTCAAGCGATCAAACTTGGTCTTGATATAAAGAGCATTGGGTACAACATTTTCATAGCCGGGTTCGTCGGAACGGGAAGAAACACGACAATCAAACGCCTTCTGGAAGAGATCGAGAAGGGAGAAAAGGCTCCCGACGATATCTGTTATGTCAACAATTTCAAAAACCCGGACATGCCAAAGGTTATCAAAATTCCGGCAGGAAACGGGATAGGATTTAAAAAGGCGATGGAGTACCTGATTGAAGCCCTGCAGAAGAACATCCCTTCCATCTTTGAAAGCGAGCAGTACCAGGCCCGCAGGAACTTTCTCATCGAGAGTTACAAGGACAATGAAAAAGCTATCGTAAGGGAGTTTGAGAAAAAAGTCGAAGCCGAAAGTTTCACTCTAATTCAGGTTCAAATGGGTCCCTATGCCAGGCCCGAGATCGTCCCGATCGTGGCGGGGAATGCCATCAATCTGGATCAGCTTCAGGAGCAGGTTGTGGCAGGGAAATTCCAGAAGGAGGTCTATGAACGACTGAAGAGCAAACAGATGGAACTCGCCAACGAGCTCAACCAGGTCAGCAAGAAGATCAGGGACCTCGATAAGGAGATGAACGACAGGATCTCCGATCTGGATCATGAATTCGCTTCTCCTGTGGTCTCCGGGCTGATTGAGGAAGTCAAATCAAAGTTTTCTTACGATAAGATCATTGGCTATCTTGATGACGTCCGATCAAATATCCTTGGTGATCTCGGCCGATTCAAGGATAAGGGGGAAGCGAGAGAGCAGGTCTTTCCTGGCATCCAGTTACCGGAGATGCCGGATCCTTTCAATGATTTCCGGGTCAACGTCGTCGTTGATAACGCCGAAACGAGTGGTCGTCCTGTGATCATCGAGACGTCGCCGTCGTACAAGAACCTGTTCGGTTCCATCGAACGTGCAGTTGACAGAAGCGGTCGATGGCAGACCGACTTCACGAAGATCAAGGCGGGAAGTCTCCTGAGGGCAAACGGGGGATACCTCGTCTTGAATGCACTGGATGTCCTGATCGAGCCAGGAGTCTGGCATGCCCTCAAGCGAACGCTGAGGAATAATATCGTGGAGATCCAGACCTACGATCCATTCTACCTTTTCACGACCTCGGCACTGAAGCCAGAGCCAATCGACCTGGACCTGAAGGTAGTGATGATTGGTTCGCATTACATTTATCAGCTTCTTTACATCTACGATGAGGAGTTCAAGAAGATATTCAAAGTTAAAGCCGATTTTGACACCGAGATGGAGTGCACTGAGGATAACATCCTGAAGTATGCGGCTTTCATCAAGAAGATCTGTGATGAAGAGAAGCTCCTTCCATTCGATAAGGGTGCCGTAACGGCCGTTGCCGAATTCGGAGTGAGGCTCGCTGGCAGGAAGAACAAAATGTCGACTAAATTTACAAAGATCAGGAACATTATTACCGAATCGGCTTTTTGGGCCTCCAAAGATAACTGCAGCAAGGTCTCGGCAAAATATGTCAAGAAGGCTATCAATGAAAGGCTTTACCGCCATAATCTCGTAGAAGAGAAGATACAGGAGATGATCAAGGATGGAACCCTGATGATCGACATCGATGGAATGAAGATCGGACAGCTGAACGGTCTATCAGTGCACGACCTCGGAGACTATGCCTTCGGACGCCCTTCCAGGATAACGGCAGAAACATCGATAGGAAGATCTGGGATAATAAATATCGAAAGAGAAGCCGAGCTTTCAGGAAGGACGCACAATAAGGGTGTTCTCATCCTGAGCGGATACCTGAGGGGAAAATATGCTCAGGACAAGCCTCTTGCCATGAGCGCTAGCATCTGCTTCGAGCAATCTTACAGCGGCGTGGATGGGGACAGCGCCTCCTCGACCGAGATATATGCTCTCCTTTCCAGTCTTGCAGGCATTCCACTGCGGCAGGACATCGCCGTGACAGGATCTGTCAATCAGAAAGGAGAAATTCAACCGATCGGAGGGGTTAATGAAAAGATAGAAGGATTCTTCCTGACATGCAAGATGAAGGGGTTGACAGGGAATCAGGGTGTTATGATTCCTTATCAAAACATCGATGATCTCATGCTCAAGGAGGAAGTCATTGAAACGGTCAAGATGACGAAATTCCACATATACGCCGTGAAGACGATCGATGAGGGGATTGAAATCCTGTCGGGAATGCCGGCAGGAGAGAAACAGGCGGATGGGACCTATCCGGAGGGAACGGTCAATTGCCTGGTCGATAAGAGATTGAAAGAACTCGCGGAAGCCCTCAAGAAATACGGTGCCTCCGTTCCCGGAAATATGTAA
- a CDS encoding protein-L-isoaspartate(D-aspartate) O-methyltransferase, with protein MKRKKMVENQIRARGVKDPRVLSAMMKVKRHLFVPDAYLPFSYDDGPLPIGEGQTISQPYIVALMTELIEPKPDSRVLEIGTGSGYQAAILAEICKEVYTIEIIEKLGDQAEERLKKLGYDNILVKIGDGYQGWKEYAPFDGIIVTAAPEHIPQPLVDQLKIGGRLVIPVGEFYQELLLVTKTEKGIIKENITGVRFVPMTGEAEQH; from the coding sequence ATGAAGAGAAAGAAGATGGTGGAAAACCAGATCAGGGCAAGAGGAGTCAAGGATCCCCGTGTTCTTTCGGCCATGATGAAAGTCAAGCGGCATCTTTTCGTTCCGGATGCCTATCTTCCCTTTTCCTACGACGATGGCCCTCTTCCCATCGGAGAGGGGCAGACGATCTCTCAACCCTACATCGTCGCCCTCATGACAGAGCTGATTGAACCGAAGCCCGATTCAAGAGTCCTTGAGATCGGCACCGGCTCGGGTTATCAGGCGGCCATTCTCGCCGAGATCTGCAAGGAAGTCTACACCATCGAAATCATCGAAAAGCTCGGGGATCAGGCTGAAGAGCGGCTGAAGAAACTCGGATATGACAACATCCTCGTCAAGATCGGCGACGGGTATCAGGGATGGAAAGAGTATGCACCCTTCGATGGAATCATCGTAACGGCTGCCCCCGAACACATCCCTCAACCGCTTGTGGACCAGTTGAAGATCGGTGGAAGGCTCGTCATCCCCGTCGGCGAGTTTTACCAGGAACTGCTCCTCGTCACCAAGACTGAGAAGGGAATCATCAAAGAGAATATCACTGGTGTCCGTTTCGTTCCCATGACCGGCGAAGCCGAACAACACTGA
- a CDS encoding VWA domain-containing protein, protein MRNIMLSLLIVAIFWQPISTTSGDFYVVFKSPMNLNTVSGKVSVEVEVVREGDVEIEKVVFLVNGVLTAEWKEPPYQFLWDAGSEFKEWRLAVIAYAADGRSASRTIRTRELKIDQLEHVDLVNIYASVKDKSGQFVMGLSRQDFLILDKGVKQNIERFSQEWRPLLAAIVFDSSLTMKGEKLRTAKEAAIAFLDSFGRNDRVAVISFSDKIKVLEDFTINFEAVKKDILQIEAGGGTALYDAIYRASEMMKGQDARKVIILLSDGRDESTSGLTPGSLHTFEESIDRALRNDVIIFSIGVGKSLHKEMDFYDRRSLREILEQLAFDTGGIFYTAERIRQIEKAFVMIADELKHQYFMAFLPSHGVRDGSWRTIQVKTRDPNHRIITRKGYFSPKD, encoded by the coding sequence ATGAGAAACATCATGCTGTCACTGTTGATTGTTGCCATCTTCTGGCAACCGATATCAACCACATCTGGGGATTTCTACGTCGTCTTTAAGTCCCCGATGAACCTGAACACGGTCAGCGGAAAAGTCTCCGTCGAGGTGGAGGTCGTCAGAGAAGGAGACGTCGAGATAGAAAAAGTTGTTTTTCTCGTCAACGGCGTCCTAACGGCAGAGTGGAAGGAGCCGCCTTACCAGTTCCTCTGGGATGCCGGATCAGAATTCAAGGAGTGGAGATTAGCTGTTATCGCATACGCAGCAGATGGAAGGTCGGCTTCCAGGACCATCAGGACGCGAGAATTGAAGATCGATCAACTGGAACATGTCGATCTAGTCAATATTTACGCCTCGGTGAAGGACAAAAGTGGCCAGTTCGTTATGGGATTAAGCCGTCAGGACTTCCTGATCCTCGATAAAGGTGTTAAACAGAATATAGAGAGGTTCTCCCAGGAATGGCGACCCCTGCTGGCAGCAATTGTCTTCGACTCCAGCCTGACCATGAAAGGGGAAAAATTGAGGACTGCCAAGGAGGCCGCCATCGCCTTTCTGGACAGTTTCGGCAGGAATGATCGTGTAGCAGTCATCTCCTTCAGCGACAAGATCAAGGTGCTGGAAGACTTTACGATCAACTTCGAAGCCGTCAAGAAGGACATCCTGCAGATCGAAGCCGGAGGAGGAACGGCGCTCTATGACGCCATCTACAGGGCATCGGAGATGATGAAGGGCCAGGATGCCAGAAAGGTTATCATCCTCCTCTCCGACGGACGCGATGAATCGACGAGCGGGCTCACTCCGGGTTCACTGCATACCTTCGAAGAATCCATTGATCGGGCGCTGAGGAACGACGTCATCATCTTCTCCATCGGCGTGGGGAAAAGCCTTCACAAGGAGATGGATTTTTACGACAGGCGAAGTCTCAGAGAGATCCTGGAGCAGCTTGCATTCGATACCGGAGGAATCTTCTACACTGCGGAGAGGATCCGGCAGATCGAAAAAGCTTTCGTCATGATCGCCGATGAGTTGAAACATCAGTACTTCATGGCCTTCTTGCCCAGTCACGGCGTAAGGGATGGAAGCTGGAGAACGATCCAGGTGAAGACAAGAGACCCGAATCACAGGATCATCACGAGGAAGGGTTACTTCTCGCCAAAAGATTAG
- the proS gene encoding proline--tRNA ligase: MAKLITPRSEDYSRWYTDVVVHAKLADYSPVKGCMVIRPHGYALWENMQKALDRMFKETGHENAYFPLFIPESFLRKEQEHVEGFAPECAVVTHAGGTKLEEPLVIRPTSETIMYAMYAKWIQSYRDLPMLINQWANVVRWEMRTRLFLRTTEFLWQEGHTAHASYDEAEKEVLKILDVYRIFAEEYMAMPVIKGIKTDKEKFAGAMRTYCIEALMQDNRSLQAGTSHNLGQNFSRAFDVKFQNKNGEWEYVWQTSWGVSTRLIGAVVMAHGDDNGLVLPPRIAPAQVVVVPIWKNDEEKTRAMEVIEKLKTILQPLGLSMKYDVRTEVNPGWKFHEWELAGVPLRLELGPKEVVASEVMTVRRLNRVREKIRMDHLPGRLPELLKEIQQEMFDAALKRREENTFRIDDWQSFRRHIVEKGGFIFSGWCGSRDCEEKIQEETKATIRCIPIDAENESGKCVWCGGDSPRRVCFAKAY, encoded by the coding sequence ATGGCAAAACTCATTACGCCGAGAAGCGAGGACTATTCCCGATGGTACACGGATGTTGTCGTTCACGCGAAGCTCGCCGATTACTCCCCGGTGAAGGGATGCATGGTCATCAGGCCCCATGGTTATGCGCTCTGGGAGAACATGCAGAAAGCTCTCGACAGGATGTTTAAGGAAACAGGGCACGAGAACGCTTACTTCCCTTTATTCATCCCGGAGAGCTTCTTGAGGAAAGAGCAGGAACATGTGGAGGGGTTTGCTCCAGAGTGTGCCGTCGTTACGCATGCTGGAGGAACAAAGCTCGAAGAACCCCTGGTCATCAGGCCCACTTCCGAGACCATTATGTACGCCATGTACGCGAAGTGGATCCAGTCCTACAGAGACCTCCCGATGCTCATCAATCAATGGGCCAATGTGGTCCGCTGGGAGATGAGAACGAGGCTCTTCCTAAGGACGACCGAGTTCCTCTGGCAAGAGGGACATACGGCGCATGCTAGCTACGATGAGGCTGAAAAAGAGGTTCTCAAGATCCTCGATGTTTACAGGATCTTTGCGGAAGAGTACATGGCCATGCCGGTCATCAAGGGCATCAAGACGGACAAGGAAAAGTTCGCCGGAGCGATGCGAACTTACTGCATCGAGGCGCTCATGCAGGATAACAGATCTCTCCAGGCAGGAACTTCCCACAATCTCGGCCAGAACTTCTCCAGAGCTTTTGACGTGAAGTTCCAGAACAAAAACGGAGAATGGGAATACGTATGGCAGACGTCATGGGGCGTTTCGACGAGATTGATCGGGGCTGTAGTCATGGCGCATGGAGACGATAACGGGCTCGTTCTGCCGCCACGGATTGCTCCTGCCCAGGTGGTCGTGGTACCTATCTGGAAGAACGACGAAGAAAAGACGAGAGCCATGGAGGTGATTGAAAAGCTGAAAACGATTCTGCAGCCGCTCGGCTTGAGTATGAAATACGACGTCAGAACAGAAGTGAATCCAGGATGGAAATTCCATGAGTGGGAACTGGCAGGAGTTCCTCTCAGGCTGGAACTGGGGCCAAAAGAGGTTGTTGCGTCTGAGGTCATGACAGTAAGAAGGCTGAACAGGGTAAGGGAAAAGATACGGATGGATCACCTTCCTGGCAGACTTCCCGAGCTTCTCAAGGAGATTCAGCAGGAAATGTTCGATGCAGCGCTCAAGAGGAGAGAGGAGAACACTTTCAGGATAGATGACTGGCAGAGCTTCAGAAGACACATTGTAGAAAAAGGAGGATTCATCTTCTCCGGATGGTGCGGTAGCAGGGATTGTGAGGAAAAGATCCAGGAAGAGACCAAAGCGACCATCAGGTGCATCCCCATCGATGCTGAGAATGAATCCGGAAAATGCGTCTGGTGTGGTGGTGATTCCCCCAGAAGAGTCTGCTTTGCAAAGGCTTATTAG
- a CDS encoding patatin-like phospholipase family protein, with the protein MILILLFIVPMQLILTGCQKTLPAPSMQPESNSFQRPVIALVLGGGAARGFAHIGVIRVLEQEKIPIQMIVGTSIGSLIGAIYADCQNSFELEWMTHDVKEDDFFDFSVWNSLMGPFEGDKIEEFIQKSVKAKRIEELKIHYAAIATDLHRGKKVILKSGPVATAVRASCAIPGLFHPVQIGNQLLSDGGIVDNVPVDVAKEMGADIVIAVDISRDVEKGEISNFVVVTIQAISIMAREIGKCQADKADILIAPEVGKINSMDFDNKKECIKAGIDAATAAIPSIKETIARWHQTYPSPAQY; encoded by the coding sequence TTGATCCTTATTTTGCTATTCATAGTGCCGATGCAGCTTATCCTCACGGGATGCCAGAAGACGCTGCCGGCTCCTTCTATGCAGCCGGAGTCCAACAGCTTCCAGCGACCGGTCATTGCACTGGTCCTCGGGGGAGGAGCGGCGAGGGGATTTGCCCATATAGGGGTCATACGAGTTCTGGAACAGGAGAAGATACCTATACAGATGATCGTCGGCACGAGCATAGGGAGCCTTATCGGTGCCATCTATGCTGATTGCCAGAACAGCTTTGAACTCGAGTGGATGACCCATGACGTGAAGGAGGACGATTTCTTCGACTTTTCCGTTTGGAACTCACTGATGGGTCCCTTTGAGGGAGATAAAATCGAGGAGTTCATCCAGAAGAGCGTGAAGGCAAAGAGGATCGAAGAGCTGAAGATACATTATGCTGCAATCGCTACTGACCTCCATCGGGGAAAGAAAGTAATCTTGAAAAGCGGACCGGTGGCAACCGCTGTGAGGGCAAGCTGCGCTATACCGGGGCTCTTTCATCCCGTCCAAATCGGGAACCAGCTTCTCTCTGATGGGGGGATTGTCGATAATGTTCCGGTGGATGTGGCGAAGGAGATGGGAGCAGATATAGTCATCGCCGTCGACATATCCAGAGATGTGGAAAAGGGTGAGATATCAAACTTCGTAGTCGTCACGATCCAGGCCATTTCGATCATGGCGAGGGAAATCGGAAAATGCCAGGCGGACAAAGCGGACATCCTGATTGCCCCTGAAGTCGGTAAGATCAATTCCATGGATTTTGACAATAAAAAGGAATGCATCAAGGCCGGCATCGATGCAGCCACAGCGGCCATTCCTTCCATCAAGGAAACCATAGCCAGATGGCATCAAACATATCCTTCCCCCGCGCAGTATTGA
- a CDS encoding type II secretion system protein GspG, which translates to MKLLQQPRRYDKPDFLAWKKKPDDIIIKLVEFRMFRRNLFKKLSPILLFLLLLFLISSCHKEEEKYAQILVKTLGKGKVMSTKNTMDMISFFLGRYMADTGRYPEGEGLDSIELLLVPGYVQQIDRLDAWGNELNYSSDGRSFKLFSAGDDGMLDTEDDIVMVDGVYR; encoded by the coding sequence ATGAAGCTTCTTCAACAACCGAGGCGTTACGATAAGCCAGATTTTCTCGCGTGGAAGAAGAAGCCTGATGATATAATAATCAAACTGGTGGAATTCAGAATGTTCAGGAGGAACCTCTTTAAAAAGCTTTCTCCGATTCTTCTTTTCCTTCTCCTGTTGTTCCTTATCTCTTCCTGCCATAAAGAAGAGGAAAAGTATGCTCAGATACTCGTCAAGACCCTGGGCAAAGGAAAAGTCATGAGCACAAAAAACACGATGGACATGATCTCCTTCTTTCTCGGCAGGTATATGGCCGATACCGGACGCTATCCGGAAGGTGAAGGTCTTGATTCCATCGAGCTCCTCCTTGTTCCCGGTTATGTGCAACAGATCGACAGGCTGGATGCCTGGGGGAACGAGCTCAATTACTCGTCGGACGGGAGGAGCTTCAAGCTCTTCTCGGCAGGCGATGACGGGATGCTAGATACGGAGGATGACATCGTAATGGTCGACGGGGTATATCGATGA